A region of the Lycium barbarum isolate Lr01 chromosome 1, ASM1917538v2, whole genome shotgun sequence genome:
tctactagtgttggcttccattgtttatcacaaatacaaatactattttattcgaagaccaaagtaatttttttctgatttggaagttcagactgtgctgcaaccacagagcatacgcagacagaaccttggctctgataccacttgttgggaataaaatagacccgcaaaaataatattcacggtattagtgataaacgcggaacactaagttatggttaaatcagcaagaataaaatgcagcaataatgacaccaaaattttacgtggaaacccttctgaataagggaaaaaccacggccaagaggagcagctgatatcactatagtaaggaattttacactgtgtagtcacgagtataaatactccaaagactactacacactcaaaaaagaaaaacactcatttgatttttcccacctcactacaatatcactcacactctatttttcttcacagactattttcttacagtctatggaatacctcactttgctctcactcagatgtactgtctgagattttggtgtgttacaaatgaactataagctgcctatttataggaatgaatttcctatgatgagataagcgcttacatcacgactatgatgaggtaagcgcttacatcacgcctatgatgaggtaagcgcttacatcacaaaaatgtgaacaaaagaattagCTTGTTgtccaattccacaattgctaccaatgtgattttgtcaaaagaagaaaaatccttaaaaatatgggataggggactggaccccacaaggAGGTCTGACGTTATGAATCAGTTTCTGACACTATTGAATATCTCCCAAGTGGCTTGAAATGGCTTGATTGGTCTTACTACAATTTTGAATCTTTACCAGCAAGTTTTCAACCACGAAACCTTGTTGGGCTCAACATGACTTTTAGTTCTCTTGTTGAAATTTGCAAAGAACCAAAGGTATTCCTTGATCTCTTTCTTGAGAGTGTTCAAGCATTGAATTTTCTTTTACTGAAAGAGTTAGTTAAAGCTGATGTTTTTATTCTTCTACCTTTTTGTGTGCAGGAATTTGACAAGTTGACAGTTCTCAATTTAAGTTTTTCAGAGCATTTACTCCGAACACCCAATTTTTCTGATATTCCAAATCTGCAGAGGATTGTACTGAAAGGTTGTTTAAGTTTGGTTGAGGTTCATCCATCCATTGGCAATCTCAAAAAGCTTATTTCTCTGAATATGAAGAACTGTAAAAATCTCAAGTTCTTACTGTGCAGTATTCAAATGGAATCTCTTGAGAGCCTCAACCTGTCTAGTTGCGAGAAATTAGAAGCTCTTCCAGAAATTCAGGGGAATATGGAATTGCTATCAGAGCTTCTTTTGGGATGTACTGCAATTCGGGAACTTCCATCATCAATAGGACGGCTATTTGGCATCAGCTTGCTTGATTTGCATTCATGTAAAAATCTTGTAAGACTTCCAGCCAGTATTAGCAAGATGAGAAAACTGAAAGTTTTGATTCTTAAAGGCTGCTCAAATCTGGCAACTTTTCCAGAAAGCCTAGGCGACCTAGAAGAGTTGGAGGAGCTCTATGCTGGAAACACTGCCATTTGGCGGCTACCGGATTCTATGGAAAATTTAAGCAAACTTAAAATCCTTTCATTACAAAGCAGACGGGAGATAAAGTCTCAATTTGCTACAGGTATGATATTCTATTGTGCATTTCATGGTTTGAAGGGATTGAAAAGTTTGGATCTCAGTGGATGCAATTTATCTGGTGACGAGGTTAATGCTCTTTTGTGCTTGACTTCTTTATTGGAACTTAACCTGAGCAGAAACAAGTTTATTTATCTACCTGATAGCATTAGTCTACTTCATCGACTTCAATGTCTCAACATTACTCACTGTCATGAACTTAAGAAACTTCCTCGAAGAATAAAGGAATTGTATGCAGAAGATTTTCTGGCCAAAGAAAGTATTCTAGCTTTGTCGATATACCCGTCGTTGCATTTGGTCTCATTCACCAACTATAGTTATAACCAACAACATTATACAGAGAAGAGCACTGATAACTCAGCTTTGGATCAGATTCTCAGGTTGTTtctttcaaatagtataggtgaTTGGATGACTTACTCTATTATCTTTCCTGAATGTGCAATTCCGACATGGTTTAAACATCAGAGTATTGAGGAAAAAATCTTGCTTAAACTGCCTCAGGATTGGTATGATAATAGGTTCGAGGGCTTTGCTATATGCTGTGTCACTCGCATGGGGGCAGGTGTCCACGATCCTAATTTAGGGCTATTAGGGAAGTATGACCATACTTTAATCAAAGCCAAATTGATATGCAATAATCATCCTGAAGAGCTTAAAGTGCTGGAGAGAGAATGTAAAGTCAGTACCACGAGTAGAGATTATAGCTGGTGTATTTGCTTTGTCTACATACCATTGCATTCTTTGCTGCAGTTGTCTGACACAGAAGTTAGAGATTTTAACCAGTATGGCCTATACGAGGCATCTATCCAAGGGAAATTGACGAGACAATGGGGAGTTCATTTGATTTACAAGAAGTTGAGTCAAGTCAAAACGAGAATTGGTCGATCAGAAACAATAACAGTGACAGTTGAAGATAGGCTATCATTTAGAGAAATGGTTCAAGCTTATACCGGTTGCACAACTTTCGACCCCTATCTAAGCGATGACCCTATGGCACCTGCGCTTGAGGCCCGACTGAAGTAGCTCCACAAGCCGGTGTCTTCAAGGGATTACCAAGAGTTCAAATTTAAGGTAACATGATAAACGCTTATTATTTCTAATGTAAAGCAAGTTTTTCGAGTACATTAGACTTTGAATGCGATGAAGAATTAGGTTAAATTAAGTATTAAAAGATATTATTATGTGAAAATTAAAAGGTTAATAGAAATATAAGTAGCATAAACTAAAAATTAaagttgaatatggaaaatgttgtgGAAAACTAAGGTGCCCGTAGGGAAAGCATTAAATAAAGTCTGCCTTGCACAAGACATCTTAGTGATAAAAGGATGTTCAATGTGCCATAGTTGCTATCTGTGTTAAGGGAAACTAGAAAGTATCCGTTGAATGTTAAGAGATGTGTCTACTGTCTAGAATCACGTATGGAAAAATATTATATATTCTATAGGAT
Encoded here:
- the LOC132644266 gene encoding TMV resistance protein N-like isoform X1; protein product: MTFSSLVEICKEPKEFDKLTVLNLSFSEHLLRTPNFSDIPNLQRIVLKGCLSLVEVHPSIGNLKKLISLNMKNCKNLKFLLCSIQMESLESLNLSSCEKLEALPEIQGNMELLSELLLGCTAIRELPSSIGRLFGISLLDLHSCKNLVRLPASISKMRKLKVLILKGCSNLATFPESLGDLEELEELYAGNTAIWRLPDSMENLSKLKILSLQSRREIKSQFATGMIFYCAFHGLKGLKSLDLSGCNLSGDEVNALLCLTSLLELNLSRNKFIYLPDSISLLHRLQCLNITHCHELKKLPRRIKELYAEDFLAKESILALSIYPSLHLVSFTNYSYNQQHYTEKSTDNSALDQILRLFLSNSIGDWMTYSIIFPECAIPTWFKHQSIEEKILLKLPQDWYDNRFEGFAICCVTRMGAGVHDPNLGLLGKYDHTLIKAKLICNNHPEELKVLERECKVSTTSRDYSWCICFVYIPLHSLLQLSDTEVRDFNQYGLYEASIQGKLTRQWGVHLIYKKLSQVKTRIGRSETITVTVEDRLSFREMVQAYTGCTTFDPYLSDDPMAPALEARLK
- the LOC132644266 gene encoding disease resistance protein Roq1-like isoform X2, which translates into the protein MESLESLNLSSCEKLEALPEIQGNMELLSELLLGCTAIRELPSSIGRLFGISLLDLHSCKNLVRLPASISKMRKLKVLILKGCSNLATFPESLGDLEELEELYAGNTAIWRLPDSMENLSKLKILSLQSRREIKSQFATGMIFYCAFHGLKGLKSLDLSGCNLSGDEVNALLCLTSLLELNLSRNKFIYLPDSISLLHRLQCLNITHCHELKKLPRRIKELYAEDFLAKESILALSIYPSLHLVSFTNYSYNQQHYTEKSTDNSALDQILRLFLSNSIGDWMTYSIIFPECAIPTWFKHQSIEEKILLKLPQDWYDNRFEGFAICCVTRMGAGVHDPNLGLLGKYDHTLIKAKLICNNHPEELKVLERECKVSTTSRDYSWCICFVYIPLHSLLQLSDTEVRDFNQYGLYEASIQGKLTRQWGVHLIYKKLSQVKTRIGRSETITVTVEDRLSFREMVQAYTGCTTFDPYLSDDPMAPALEARLK